The following are encoded together in the Streptomyces sp. NBC_01465 genome:
- a CDS encoding aldose epimerase family protein, with the protein MSTSRRTVLAATAAAGLAATTLGTATQAQASSRPSHTPSKEYFGTLDDGTKVYVWTVANGGTRLQVLSYGGIIHRLETADRHGRRANVALGFDNLADYVAKSPYFGGLIGRYGNRIAGGKFTLDGTTYQLPLNDTTTSLHGGTKGFDKVPWNVAPYTKGSETGLVLTRTSPDGEMGYPGNLKVKVTYALTARGEWRIDYEATTDKATVVNLTNHTYYNLSGEGTGSIYDHTLELAASRYTPVNSALIPTGELAKVAGTPFDFRRTKVIGADIRKANQQLLYGKGIDHNWALDKGITQTPEYALTLSDPASGRVMKIHTTEPGLQFYSGNFLDGTLVGTSGHIYRQGDALCLETQHFPDSPNQSNFPSTVLRPGQTYRTTTLHTFSTR; encoded by the coding sequence ATGAGCACGAGCAGACGCACAGTACTGGCAGCGACGGCGGCGGCAGGCCTGGCCGCGACGACGCTGGGCACGGCGACACAGGCGCAGGCTTCGTCGCGCCCGTCGCACACCCCGTCCAAGGAGTACTTCGGCACCCTGGACGACGGCACGAAGGTGTACGTCTGGACGGTCGCGAACGGAGGCACCCGCCTCCAGGTCCTTTCGTACGGCGGAATCATCCACCGCCTGGAGACGGCGGACCGCCACGGCAGGCGGGCCAACGTCGCGCTCGGCTTCGACAACCTCGCCGACTACGTCGCCAAGTCCCCTTACTTCGGTGGGCTGATCGGCCGCTACGGCAACCGCATCGCGGGCGGGAAGTTCACGCTGGACGGCACGACGTACCAGCTCCCCCTGAACGACACCACGACCTCCCTCCACGGCGGCACCAAGGGCTTCGACAAGGTCCCGTGGAACGTCGCCCCGTACACCAAGGGCTCCGAAACCGGCCTGGTCCTGACCCGGACGTCGCCCGACGGCGAGATGGGCTACCCCGGCAACCTCAAGGTGAAGGTCACCTACGCCCTCACCGCGCGCGGCGAATGGCGCATCGACTACGAGGCGACGACCGACAAGGCCACGGTCGTCAACCTCACCAACCACACCTACTACAACCTCTCCGGCGAGGGCACGGGCTCGATCTACGACCACACCCTCGAACTGGCCGCCTCGCGCTACACCCCGGTGAACTCGGCCCTGATCCCCACCGGCGAACTGGCGAAGGTCGCGGGCACCCCCTTCGACTTCCGCCGCACGAAGGTGATCGGCGCGGACATCCGCAAGGCGAACCAGCAGCTCCTGTACGGCAAGGGGATCGACCACAACTGGGCGCTGGACAAGGGGATCACACAGACCCCCGAGTACGCCCTGACGTTGTCCGACCCCGCGTCGGGCCGCGTGATGAAGATCCACACGACAGAGCCGGGCCTGCAGTTCTACTCGGGCAACTTCCTGGACGGCACGCTGGTCGGCACCTCGGGCCACATCTACCGCCAGGGCGACGCGCTCTGCCTGGAGACCCAGCACTTCCCGGACTCCCCGAACCAGAGCAACTTCCCGTCAACGGTGCTGCGTCCCGGCCAGACGTACCGCACGACAACGCTCCACACCTTCTCGACCCGCTAG
- a CDS encoding flavin monoamine oxidase family protein — protein MSTQSDQHGTAAGRPTRRTLLAGAGAGAAVLAGGIGAAPAAVAVPAAAPTERDAALAVARAILVLDKDGQPLGERYAEVLLKEGLPENGKAPRKVLVVGAGPSGMVAAHLLKQAGHDVTVIEANGNRVGGRIKTFRSGGHEHASAPFADPKQYAEAGAMRIPGSHPLVSGLIDSFGLKRRKFRLVDVDAHDKPAFRTWLYVNGIRVRRADYAKDPRVVNRSFGVPEQYETVPSGTILRNALALAYTEIEGKKGGELLEGWANVVQRYGHWSMYQYLTEAAKLDAATIDLVGTLENVTSRMHLGFIHAFIDAYLISPDTTFYELPGGTATLADALYAQVKDVVRLDRRVTRISYDPVKPSVTVDTVSEGKDGKVVRETFTGEAAIVTVPFSGLRHIPVEPPLSYGKRRAITEMHYDAATKVLLEFSERWWELDEKGWEAALEAVRPGLYEDYRRGKVPADGSLLGAHPSVPKGHISDAQRVHYAASRAVAKDQPEAAHVVGGGSVTDNPNRFMFQPSYPVEGSPGGVVLASYSWADDALKWDCFDDEERYPRALGGVQEVYGQRIEVFYTGVGRTQSWMRDPYAYGEASVLMPGQHTELLPHTVTAEGPLHFAGCHTSVKPAWIEGALESAVRTALEVHAGI, from the coding sequence ATGAGCACACAGTCTGATCAGCACGGCACAGCAGCCGGCCGTCCCACCCGTCGGACCCTTCTCGCGGGGGCCGGCGCCGGTGCCGCGGTACTCGCCGGGGGGATCGGCGCCGCACCCGCGGCGGTCGCCGTCCCGGCCGCCGCACCCACCGAACGCGATGCCGCTCTCGCCGTCGCCCGCGCGATCCTCGTCCTGGACAAGGACGGGCAGCCGTTGGGGGAGCGGTACGCCGAAGTCCTGCTGAAGGAGGGGCTGCCGGAGAACGGCAAGGCTCCGAGGAAGGTCCTCGTCGTGGGTGCCGGGCCATCCGGAATGGTCGCCGCGCATCTGCTCAAGCAGGCCGGGCACGACGTCACCGTCATCGAGGCCAACGGGAACCGCGTGGGTGGGCGGATCAAGACCTTCCGGTCCGGCGGGCACGAGCATGCGTCGGCCCCCTTCGCCGATCCGAAACAGTACGCAGAGGCCGGGGCGATGCGGATTCCCGGGAGCCACCCGCTGGTCTCCGGGCTCATCGACAGCTTCGGGCTCAAGCGGCGGAAGTTCCGGCTCGTGGATGTCGACGCGCACGACAAGCCCGCATTCCGGACCTGGCTGTACGTGAACGGGATCCGCGTCCGGCGGGCCGACTACGCGAAGGATCCGCGCGTCGTCAACCGGTCCTTCGGCGTTCCCGAGCAGTACGAGACCGTGCCGTCCGGCACGATCCTGCGCAATGCGCTCGCCCTCGCGTACACCGAGATCGAGGGGAAGAAGGGCGGCGAACTGCTGGAAGGGTGGGCGAACGTCGTGCAGCGGTACGGGCACTGGTCGATGTACCAGTATCTGACCGAGGCCGCCAAGCTCGACGCCGCCACGATCGATCTGGTCGGGACGCTGGAGAACGTCACGTCGCGGATGCATCTGGGGTTCATCCACGCCTTCATCGACGCGTATCTGATCAGCCCCGACACCACCTTCTACGAACTCCCCGGCGGCACCGCCACGCTGGCCGACGCGCTCTACGCGCAGGTGAAGGATGTGGTGCGGCTCGACCGGCGGGTCACGCGGATCAGTTACGACCCCGTGAAGCCCTCCGTCACCGTCGACACCGTCTCGGAGGGGAAGGACGGCAAGGTCGTCCGGGAGACCTTCACCGGCGAGGCCGCCATCGTCACCGTGCCGTTCTCCGGGCTGCGCCACATCCCGGTCGAGCCCCCGCTCTCGTACGGCAAGCGGCGTGCCATCACCGAGATGCACTACGACGCGGCGACCAAGGTGCTGCTCGAATTCAGCGAACGCTGGTGGGAGTTGGACGAGAAGGGATGGGAAGCGGCGCTGGAGGCGGTCCGGCCCGGGCTGTACGAGGACTACCGGCGCGGGAAGGTCCCGGCCGACGGGTCGCTGCTGGGGGCGCATCCCTCCGTGCCCAAGGGGCACATCAGCGATGCGCAGCGGGTGCACTACGCGGCCAGCCGGGCCGTGGCGAAGGATCAGCCCGAGGCCGCGCACGTGGTCGGGGGCGGGTCGGTCACCGACAATCCGAACCGGTTCATGTTCCAGCCGTCGTATCCGGTGGAGGGGAGCCCGGGCGGGGTGGTGCTCGCCTCGTACAGCTGGGCCGACGACGCGCTGAAGTGGGACTGCTTCGACGACGAGGAGCGGTATCCGCGGGCGCTGGGCGGAGTGCAGGAGGTCTACGGGCAGCGGATCGAGGTGTTCTACACGGGAGTTGGGCGCACGCAGTCGTGGATGCGTGATCCGTACGCGTACGGCGAGGCGTCCGTGCTGATGCCCGGCCAGCACACCGAGCTCCTGCCGCACACGGTGACGGCCGAGGGGCCGCTGCACTTCGCGGGCTGTCATACGTCGGTCAAGCCCGCCTGGATCGAGGGCGCGCTGGAGTCGGCGGTGCGCACCGCGCTGGAGGTCCACGCCGGGATCTGA
- a CDS encoding class I SAM-dependent methyltransferase, with translation MDHRAEISARYDGLAESYDRSGPPFYSVAGELLVQQLELTPGGRILDAGCGRGACLFPAAAAVGPTGQAVGVDISPGMVRKTAADAARLGLAQVKVAVGDAEAPDFADASFDAITSGFVLRQLPDPEAGLDAYRRLLRPGGRLGISQFVSGFPPDWRSVDVALERFAPAAQRSDRVDPPGLARAAGFVDVTTEELTVDVTLEGPAEWWDYLWWSVHRGRVAAIPEARRGEARAAALAAVQGLRAGDGRLVMPIRVRCTTATRPPAP, from the coding sequence GTGGACCACAGGGCTGAGATATCCGCACGCTATGACGGTTTGGCCGAGTCCTACGACCGATCGGGGCCGCCCTTCTACTCCGTTGCCGGTGAACTGCTGGTCCAGCAGCTGGAGTTGACACCTGGCGGGCGGATCCTGGACGCCGGCTGCGGTCGGGGTGCGTGTCTCTTTCCCGCCGCGGCGGCGGTCGGGCCCACGGGGCAGGCGGTCGGAGTGGACATCTCGCCCGGCATGGTCCGGAAGACGGCGGCCGACGCCGCCCGACTCGGCCTGGCGCAGGTGAAGGTCGCGGTCGGGGACGCGGAGGCGCCGGACTTCGCCGATGCGTCCTTCGACGCGATCACGTCCGGCTTCGTACTGCGACAACTCCCTGACCCCGAAGCCGGGTTGGACGCCTACCGTCGACTGCTGAGGCCGGGCGGCCGATTGGGGATCTCCCAGTTCGTCTCGGGGTTCCCTCCCGATTGGCGGTCGGTGGACGTAGCTCTGGAGCGCTTCGCACCCGCCGCGCAGCGGAGCGACCGGGTGGATCCGCCGGGTCTGGCGCGGGCGGCCGGGTTCGTGGACGTGACCACTGAAGAGCTGACGGTCGACGTCACGCTGGAGGGGCCCGCGGAGTGGTGGGACTACCTCTGGTGGAGCGTGCACCGGGGGAGAGTCGCAGCCATCCCCGAGGCGCGACGCGGGGAGGCACGCGCCGCCGCCCTTGCGGCGGTTCAGGGATTGCGTGCGGGGGACGGCCGACTGGTCATGCCCATCCGGGTGCGCTGCACCACAGCGACGCGCCCGCCCGCACCTTGA
- a CDS encoding amidase, whose protein sequence is MPDLELSYLSATEARRLFEARELSPVELMRAVVARAEQTEPTVNAFTERLFDEALEQARHAEARFLGKNGLTPRPLEGIPVATKEKHAMAGRSLTEGSLVNVGNIATENAPVIDRILEAGGIIHARTATPEFSITTYTHSRLWGVTRNPWNPEFTPGGSSGGAGAALAAGTTLLASASDIGGSTRIPAAFTGTVGYKAPYGRIPGVAPLSADHYRGDGPMARTVDDCVTFANVLAGPDPRDHVSLRPKLVLPTEYEAVAGMRIALCVRLGAYDVHPEMEANTRAVAQALTDAGAIVEEIELPWTKEDLLVALAAHFSTIFGAMVAEVEAKHRDRMSAYATAFADNMALAREHVTYLDGLRIETRLQRELAEAMAPYDALICPTTAVPGMPAGDDLLGRLVVNGEDHGEPLWAAMTIPFNINNRCPVLNVPSGHSSWGVPTGVQIVGHTYDDPTVFRIGKALERLRPWGYTPDHRPKGC, encoded by the coding sequence ATGCCTGACCTCGAACTCAGCTACCTCAGCGCCACGGAGGCGCGCCGGCTCTTCGAAGCCCGCGAACTCTCCCCGGTGGAACTGATGCGCGCGGTGGTGGCCCGCGCGGAGCAGACCGAACCGACCGTCAACGCCTTCACCGAACGGCTCTTCGACGAGGCACTCGAACAGGCCCGGCACGCCGAAGCCCGCTTCCTCGGCAAGAACGGCCTGACACCGCGCCCGTTGGAGGGCATCCCGGTGGCCACCAAGGAGAAGCACGCCATGGCCGGGCGCTCGCTGACCGAGGGCTCGCTCGTCAACGTCGGCAACATCGCGACCGAGAACGCCCCGGTGATCGACCGCATCCTGGAGGCCGGCGGCATCATCCACGCGCGTACGGCCACCCCCGAGTTCTCCATCACCACGTACACCCACAGCCGCCTGTGGGGCGTCACCCGCAACCCGTGGAACCCCGAGTTCACCCCCGGCGGATCGTCCGGCGGCGCAGGCGCCGCGCTCGCAGCGGGCACCACACTGCTGGCCTCGGCCTCGGACATCGGCGGCTCGACCCGCATCCCCGCCGCCTTCACCGGAACGGTCGGCTACAAGGCGCCGTACGGCAGGATCCCGGGCGTCGCACCACTCTCCGCCGACCACTACCGAGGCGACGGACCCATGGCGCGCACCGTGGACGACTGCGTGACCTTCGCCAACGTTCTTGCGGGCCCGGACCCGCGCGACCACGTGTCGCTGCGCCCGAAGCTGGTCCTGCCGACCGAGTACGAGGCGGTCGCCGGGATGCGCATCGCGCTCTGCGTCCGCCTGGGCGCGTACGACGTCCACCCGGAGATGGAGGCGAACACGAGGGCGGTCGCCCAGGCGCTCACGGATGCGGGCGCGATCGTGGAGGAGATCGAACTCCCCTGGACCAAGGAGGACTTGCTCGTCGCCCTCGCGGCCCACTTCTCCACCATCTTCGGGGCCATGGTGGCGGAGGTCGAGGCGAAGCACCGCGACCGGATGTCGGCGTACGCGACGGCCTTCGCGGACAACATGGCCCTGGCCCGCGAACACGTCACGTACCTGGATGGCCTGCGTATAGAGACGAGGCTCCAGCGCGAACTGGCCGAGGCGATGGCGCCGTACGACGCTCTGATCTGCCCGACCACAGCCGTCCCGGGCATGCCCGCGGGGGACGACCTCCTGGGCCGCCTGGTGGTGAACGGCGAGGACCACGGCGAGCCGCTGTGGGCAGCCATGACGATCCCCTTCAACATCAACAACCGCTGCCCGGTCCTCAACGTGCCCAGCGGCCACTCCAGTTGGGGCGTTCCCACGGGCGTCCAGATAGTCGGCCACACCTACGACGACCCGACGGTCTTCCGTATCGGCAAGGCCCTGGAGCGGCTCCGCCCCTGGGGGTACACCCCGGACCACCGGCCGAAAGGCTGCTGA